In one Deinococcus misasensis DSM 22328 genomic region, the following are encoded:
- a CDS encoding GGDEF domain-containing protein → MMDEPNPLNVLDVDNLIHDPVTGAYSKALFSSRLHEESARATRELGALSLCLLDIHQNGTLSDHQARDIHAVLKSTLRASDVVFRFSNTEFVLMLPGTIKVDGERTCERLLQALESQQTEGVAVHMGLVTFPEDVLQPEKLLDLLQVRKNAALRSGSGNFVSVGLE, encoded by the coding sequence ATGATGGATGAACCGAATCCCTTGAATGTGCTGGATGTGGACAACCTCATCCATGACCCGGTCACGGGTGCTTACAGCAAAGCCCTTTTTTCCTCACGCCTGCATGAGGAAAGCGCCCGGGCCACCCGAGAACTGGGTGCCCTGTCTTTGTGCCTGCTGGACATCCACCAGAATGGTACCCTGTCAGACCATCAGGCCAGAGACATCCATGCGGTTCTGAAAAGCACCTTGCGGGCTTCTGATGTGGTGTTCCGCTTCAGCAACACCGAATTTGTGCTGATGCTGCCCGGCACCATCAAAGTGGATGGGGAAAGGACCTGCGAGAGGCTCCTGCAGGCCCTTGAATCCCAGCAAACAGAAGGGGTTGCTGTACACATGGGGTTGGTGACCTTTCCAGAAGATGTGTTGCAACCTGAAAAGCTGCTGGACCTTTTGCAGGTGCGCAAAAATGCTGCCTTGCGTT
- the mqnC gene encoding cyclic dehypoxanthinyl futalosine synthase, which translates to MDVLEKALNGERLSHAEIVSLYHLPLGDVAAVAHQLRLRRSDPQVVTFLIDRNINYTNVCNVACNFCAFYRTKRQSDAYTLDYEHISQKIRELEAVGGTRILMQGGVNPELPFDYYTGLLRHIKAHHPTIRIEAFSPEEILGFEKFFDMTADEILDRLIEAGLDGLPGAGGEILEDDVRAKAAPARIRTFDWFRILDIAQRKGLYTISTMVIGFGETLEQRASHLIKIRDQQDKALQEHQNGFAGFAMWTLQTENTRLAGKAPGATAYEYLQNLAVSRIALDNQPNIQASWPAQGFKVAQTALFYGANDVGSTMLEENVVSAAGGHTRHQATVRELIRIIHDAGYKPAQRNSHFQVIKPIDAVAFLEQPAHPV; encoded by the coding sequence ATGGATGTCCTGGAAAAAGCCCTGAACGGAGAACGCCTCTCACACGCAGAGATTGTCTCCCTGTACCATCTGCCCCTCGGGGATGTGGCTGCTGTGGCCCACCAATTGCGCCTCAGGCGGTCGGATCCACAGGTGGTCACCTTCCTGATCGACCGCAACATCAACTACACCAACGTGTGCAATGTGGCCTGCAACTTCTGTGCGTTTTACCGCACCAAACGCCAGTCCGATGCTTACACGCTGGATTACGAGCACATCTCCCAGAAAATCCGTGAGCTTGAAGCAGTGGGTGGCACCCGCATCCTGATGCAGGGTGGGGTCAACCCCGAGTTGCCTTTCGATTACTACACGGGTTTGCTGCGCCACATCAAAGCCCACCATCCCACCATCCGCATCGAGGCCTTCAGCCCTGAAGAAATCCTCGGGTTCGAGAAGTTCTTTGACATGACCGCCGATGAAATTCTGGACCGCCTGATCGAGGCTGGTCTTGACGGTTTGCCCGGTGCAGGGGGCGAGATTCTCGAAGACGACGTGCGGGCGAAAGCGGCACCTGCCCGCATCCGCACCTTTGACTGGTTCCGCATTCTGGACATCGCCCAGAGAAAAGGCCTGTACACCATCTCCACCATGGTGATCGGTTTTGGCGAGACGTTGGAGCAGCGGGCCAGCCACCTGATCAAAATCCGCGATCAGCAGGACAAAGCCTTGCAGGAACATCAAAACGGTTTTGCTGGTTTTGCCATGTGGACTTTGCAAACCGAAAACACCCGTCTGGCAGGAAAAGCCCCCGGCGCAACGGCTTACGAGTACCTGCAAAACCTTGCGGTGAGTCGGATTGCTTTGGACAACCAGCCAAACATTCAGGCTTCCTGGCCTGCACAGGGCTTCAAAGTGGCCCAGACGGCACTGTTCTATGGGGCCAACGATGTGGGTTCAACCATGCTGGAAGAGAACGTGGTGTCTGCTGCCGGAGGTCACACCCGCCATCAGGCCACCGTGCGTGAACTGATCCGCATCATCCACGATGCAGGGTACAAACCTGCCCAGAGAAACAGCCACTTTCAGGTCATCAAGCCGATTGATGCTGTGGCTTTCCTTGAACAACCTGCCCATCCTGTCTGA
- a CDS encoding DUF2971 domain-containing protein yields the protein MPLKCTEVPDDALIWRYMDLASFLFLLQRSQLALRRVDTFEDHFEGHLPKALELQVKDQESRQKQLETRLALHYMRQHTHVVCWNVSEQECYAMWKIYGREQNSVCINTTVHRLKTAMKAVDQRMDLVKIHYIDMTANNIESEVRVNNVNFKDISFQYEQEVRLLANCIEPSEMESYTHSRHSALEDFEPPIFQAFDVDLDALIQNIYVNPNAGEHLPEIIHNLCETYHGDIQLQDRLQPSRFLWEPEF from the coding sequence ATGCCTCTCAAATGCACAGAAGTCCCTGACGATGCCTTGATCTGGCGGTACATGGATCTGGCCAGTTTTCTGTTTTTGTTGCAGAGGTCACAGTTGGCCCTCAGGCGGGTGGACACCTTTGAAGACCATTTTGAAGGACACCTTCCAAAGGCTCTGGAATTGCAAGTCAAAGATCAGGAATCGCGCCAGAAGCAACTGGAAACCCGTCTGGCTTTGCATTACATGAGGCAACACACCCATGTGGTGTGCTGGAACGTTTCAGAGCAGGAATGCTATGCGATGTGGAAGATTTATGGCCGTGAGCAAAACAGCGTGTGCATCAACACCACCGTTCACCGCCTGAAAACCGCCATGAAAGCCGTGGACCAGAGGATGGATCTGGTGAAAATCCATTACATCGACATGACCGCCAACAACATCGAATCGGAAGTGCGGGTCAACAACGTCAATTTCAAGGACATCAGTTTTCAGTATGAACAGGAGGTGCGCTTGCTGGCCAACTGCATTGAACCCTCAGAAATGGAAAGCTACACCCATTCCAGACACAGCGCTCTGGAAGATTTCGAGCCTCCCATCTTTCAGGCGTTTGATGTGGACCTTGATGCCCTGATCCAGAACATTTACGTGAACCCCAATGCCGGAGAACACCTCCCAGAGATCATCCACAACCTGTGCGAAACCTACCACGGGGACATCCAGTTGCAGGACCGCTTGCAGCCTTCACGTTTTCTGTGGGAACCCGAGTTCTGA
- a CDS encoding CHASE2 domain-containing protein has translation MRTAAFKSLIAFVNPSRNLRLLPMALLLLVLQGFNVFKPLDDGLWDVWTRTLPAREPSPVVLVTIDESTLAQYGRISGWDRRMYVQAISHLKDAGASAIGLDILFPERSAQDREFVQSMQQPGIVLADAELFGERVPRHPELQNATYGAILLNTSSGNIARSFQTAYTFASDGKTYPGFAAQLVQQTGQPVLPKENQQYLRYNAPPGQGFLQLSFSEVIRGNFRYGDVQNKVVLIGVTAGGIERDQVLSPFSNNLLGDPLPIAGVEAQATAVHTLLKGGFTTLPTWGMGVVTALAFLLVALSQVRGRAVGVLVVLLLALQGFLHVKGMILPLSALLIAVTGGLLLRLIFAFAEVQQGITLQLRRLNQQFNGQEASLRSPLKRLELLQEIEEKLAQERARLQVLLDNVDTPMFLAQAGGQITLQNPSSQRLLGDAPALNKLQELFDLPDLAEGTERVLQGQGSYESLSENGLITLRPLASGGLVGTITPTNRFTHLLEQHDQQAAAIVHDFRSPLTSILGFSQLLESDATQEQKEILGIMRSEARRIADLIDDFLMVSRTKAAILDIREMDLAALVRRAATVAAPMFTEKHMTLQLDLPRTLFVDIDDRAMTRAILNLLSNAVKYSSPHTEVQVKLRTEGDDVCLSVQDHGVGLSEEDQRRLFGRFFRSNNPAIREVKGTGLGLHTVKELVKAHGGEILVDSAIGKGSTFTIRLPIRELAQVPELT, from the coding sequence ATGAGAACAGCAGCATTCAAAAGCCTGATTGCCTTTGTGAACCCCTCCCGCAATCTCAGGCTGCTGCCCATGGCCCTGCTGCTGCTCGTGTTGCAGGGCTTCAATGTTTTCAAACCTCTGGATGATGGTTTGTGGGACGTCTGGACCCGCACCCTTCCTGCCCGAGAACCCAGTCCTGTGGTGCTGGTGACCATTGATGAGTCCACCCTTGCCCAGTATGGCCGCATCAGCGGCTGGGACCGCCGGATGTACGTGCAGGCCATTTCCCACTTGAAAGATGCAGGGGCATCCGCGATTGGACTGGACATCCTCTTTCCAGAGCGCTCAGCTCAGGACAGGGAATTTGTGCAGAGCATGCAACAACCTGGCATTGTGCTTGCAGACGCCGAGTTGTTTGGTGAACGGGTGCCTCGCCATCCTGAATTGCAAAACGCCACTTATGGGGCCATTTTGCTGAACACCTCCTCGGGGAACATTGCACGCAGTTTTCAAACGGCCTACACTTTTGCCTCGGATGGGAAAACCTATCCGGGCTTTGCAGCCCAACTGGTCCAGCAGACAGGCCAGCCGGTCCTGCCCAAGGAAAACCAGCAATACTTGCGGTACAACGCCCCTCCAGGGCAGGGGTTCTTACAGCTTTCTTTTTCCGAGGTGATTCGGGGCAATTTCCGTTATGGGGATGTGCAAAACAAAGTGGTGCTCATTGGGGTGACGGCTGGAGGCATTGAGCGCGATCAGGTGCTGAGTCCGTTCAGCAACAACCTGCTCGGAGATCCCCTGCCCATTGCAGGTGTAGAAGCACAGGCCACAGCCGTTCACACCCTGCTGAAAGGGGGATTCACCACCCTCCCCACATGGGGCATGGGCGTGGTGACGGCTCTGGCTTTCTTGCTGGTGGCCCTCTCCCAGGTGCGTGGCAGGGCTGTGGGTGTGCTGGTGGTGCTTTTGCTGGCCCTGCAAGGATTTTTGCATGTGAAAGGCATGATCCTGCCCCTCTCTGCGCTGCTGATTGCCGTGACCGGAGGACTGCTTTTGCGCCTGATTTTTGCTTTTGCAGAGGTACAACAGGGGATCACCCTCCAGTTGCGCCGTCTAAACCAGCAGTTCAATGGACAAGAAGCCTCCTTGCGAAGTCCCCTCAAACGGCTGGAGTTGCTGCAAGAAATCGAAGAAAAACTGGCACAGGAACGGGCCAGATTGCAGGTGTTGCTGGACAACGTGGACACCCCCATGTTTCTGGCACAAGCAGGCGGTCAGATCACCTTGCAAAACCCCTCCTCCCAGAGGTTGCTGGGCGATGCCCCTGCTTTGAACAAACTGCAGGAACTTTTCGATCTTCCAGACCTCGCTGAAGGCACGGAGAGGGTCTTGCAAGGCCAGGGGAGCTACGAATCCCTCAGCGAGAATGGCCTGATCACCTTGCGGCCTCTGGCCAGTGGTGGACTGGTGGGCACCATCACCCCCACCAACCGCTTCACCCACCTGTTGGAGCAGCACGACCAGCAGGCCGCAGCCATCGTGCACGATTTCAGAAGCCCACTGACCAGCATCCTCGGGTTTTCACAGTTGCTGGAGTCAGACGCCACACAGGAACAAAAAGAAATTCTGGGCATCATGCGCTCCGAAGCCCGCCGCATTGCAGATTTGATTGATGACTTCTTGATGGTGTCCCGCACCAAGGCCGCCATTCTGGACATCCGCGAGATGGATCTGGCTGCTCTGGTGCGTCGTGCAGCCACGGTCGCTGCGCCCATGTTCACCGAAAAACACATGACCCTGCAACTGGACCTGCCCCGCACCCTGTTTGTGGACATCGATGATCGGGCCATGACCCGGGCCATCCTGAACCTGCTGTCCAATGCCGTCAAATACTCCAGTCCGCACACCGAAGTGCAGGTGAAACTCAGAACCGAAGGGGACGATGTTTGCCTGAGTGTGCAAGACCATGGGGTGGGCCTCTCTGAAGAAGACCAGAGAAGGCTGTTCGGGCGCTTTTTTCGCAGCAACAACCCGGCCATCCGGGAGGTCAAAGGGACCGGGCTCGGGCTTCACACCGTCAAAGAACTGGTCAAGGCACACGGGGGCGAAATTCTGGTGGACTCCGCCATCGGCAAGGGATCCACATTCACCATTCGTCTGCCCATCCGTGAACTGGCCCAGGTTCCAGAGTTGACCTGA
- the dusA gene encoding tRNA dihydrouridine(20/20a) synthase DusA: MPEHTFSRRLSVAPMMDWTDRHDRFFLRLISQHTLMYTEMVTTGAILFGDQDRHLGFHAQEHPIAVQLGGSNPEDLARSAKICEQYGYDEINLNVGCPSDRVQNGFFGACLMAKPELVRDCVQAMQEAVSIPVTVKHRIGIDDLDSYELLLKFIETVHQGGCHSFTVHARKAWLSGLSPKENREIPPLKYDTVYQLKKDFPELEIIINGGILDLQQAKMHLEHIDGVMIGRAAYQNPYILALADPLIFDDPRPAKTRREILMELMDYAAQELEKGVYISRITRHILGLFQGKPGARAFKRHISEQSFKPGAGVEVLQQAMDLVPDFVLDERPELANVPLQ; this comes from the coding sequence ATGCCTGAACACACCTTTTCCAGACGCCTGAGCGTCGCACCCATGATGGACTGGACCGACCGCCACGACCGGTTTTTCCTGCGCCTGATCAGCCAGCACACCCTGATGTACACCGAAATGGTCACCACAGGGGCCATCCTTTTTGGGGATCAGGACCGCCACCTCGGGTTTCATGCACAGGAACATCCCATCGCTGTGCAACTCGGAGGATCCAACCCCGAGGATCTGGCCCGCAGTGCCAAAATCTGCGAACAGTACGGCTACGACGAGATCAACCTGAATGTCGGTTGCCCGAGTGACCGCGTGCAGAATGGTTTTTTTGGGGCTTGCCTGATGGCCAAACCTGAACTGGTCCGTGATTGCGTGCAGGCCATGCAAGAGGCGGTTTCCATTCCTGTGACGGTCAAGCACCGCATTGGCATTGACGATCTGGACAGTTATGAACTGCTCTTGAAGTTCATTGAAACCGTGCATCAGGGGGGCTGTCACTCTTTCACGGTGCATGCCCGAAAAGCATGGCTCTCTGGCTTGAGTCCCAAGGAGAACCGGGAAATTCCACCCCTCAAGTACGACACGGTCTACCAGTTGAAAAAAGATTTCCCGGAGCTGGAAATCATCATCAATGGTGGCATTCTGGACCTTCAACAGGCCAAAATGCACCTTGAGCACATCGATGGGGTCATGATTGGCCGCGCAGCCTACCAGAACCCCTACATCCTTGCTCTGGCCGACCCCCTGATTTTCGATGACCCGAGACCTGCCAAAACCCGCCGCGAAATCCTCATGGAACTGATGGATTATGCGGCTCAGGAACTGGAAAAAGGGGTGTACATCAGCCGCATCACCCGTCACATCCTCGGGTTGTTTCAGGGCAAACCGGGAGCCAGAGCCTTCAAACGCCACATCAGTGAACAGTCGTTCAAACCCGGCGCAGGCGTTGAAGTGCTGCAACAGGCCATGGATCTGGTGCCAGATTTTGTGCTGGATGAGCGTCCAGAGCTGGCAAACGTTCCTTTGCAATAG
- a CDS encoding DMT family transporter, with the protein MNPRVQLPLVLTIGVLAVSCAAVIIRFASNAHPEHTPLFSLVIAAGRLTIASLVLLPFTLQGLKKHTISGRAWGFMLASGVMLALHFMTWITSLSYTSIASSTALATTTPVWVALISWFFLKSPPTLQTIVGITVALGGGALVAFGQEATSTAPNPLLGNLLALIGAMCAGAYFMLGRQAQQLGVPTQLYAGLAYGAAALTLLPMPLVFGVGYQAPLEAYFWIAMLALIPQLIGHTSFNWAMKHMNPTLVTLLILLEPVGSSLLAMLFFREYPGLQVILGGVVLLLGVAVASFPTRSRAGAAY; encoded by the coding sequence ATGAATCCCCGAGTGCAACTTCCATTGGTCCTGACCATCGGGGTGCTGGCGGTGTCCTGTGCTGCAGTGATCATCCGCTTTGCCTCCAACGCGCACCCCGAGCACACCCCCCTGTTCAGTCTGGTGATCGCAGCAGGACGCTTGACCATCGCCTCTCTGGTGCTTTTGCCTTTCACCCTGCAAGGCCTAAAGAAACACACCATTTCTGGAAGGGCATGGGGCTTCATGCTGGCTTCCGGTGTGATGCTGGCCCTGCATTTCATGACTTGGATCACCTCCCTGAGTTACACCAGCATCGCCTCCAGCACCGCTCTGGCCACCACCACGCCTGTCTGGGTGGCTTTGATCTCATGGTTTTTCCTGAAAAGCCCGCCCACCTTGCAGACCATTGTGGGCATCACCGTGGCCCTTGGCGGAGGGGCTCTGGTGGCTTTTGGGCAGGAGGCCACCTCCACAGCCCCCAACCCCCTGTTGGGCAACCTGCTGGCCCTGATTGGGGCGATGTGTGCTGGAGCGTACTTCATGCTGGGCAGGCAGGCCCAACAACTCGGGGTGCCCACCCAGCTTTATGCAGGATTGGCATATGGGGCTGCTGCACTCACCTTGCTGCCCATGCCTCTGGTGTTCGGCGTGGGGTATCAGGCCCCTCTGGAAGCGTATTTCTGGATTGCCATGCTGGCCCTGATTCCGCAACTGATCGGGCACACCAGTTTCAACTGGGCCATGAAACACATGAACCCCACACTGGTCACCCTCTTGATCCTGCTGGAGCCGGTGGGGTCCAGTTTGCTGGCCATGCTGTTTTTCCGTGAATATCCCGGCCTGCAAGTGATTCTGGGAGGAGTGGTTTTGCTGCTTGGTGTGGCTGTTGCCTCTTTCCCCACCCGCTCCAGAGCAGGTGCTGCTTATTGA